Sequence from the Paenibacillus riograndensis SBR5 genome:
CGGCGGTATGGGATGCTGCTGACGGCTATGTGTCCCCGTCCATTGTGGGCAGCGATATCGGCTGCGGCATGCGCGTGCATCTGACTACACTGCACAAGGACGATCTGCGCGAAGTGAAGCTGCGCCGGAAGCTGGTGCGCGCCATCGAGAAATATTTGCCGATGGAGCAGCAGCAGCGGGGGACTTACAGTGATATCCGCCTGGAGAACATCGTCCGCAAGGGGCTGCACGGATTGCCGAACAAGTATGTGCCGGACAGCTACACCCCGAAGAAGTCGAGTGCCTTGTCGCATGTCGAGATCAGCAAGCTCGGTTTTGACGAAGAGATTCTCAATGAGCTGCCGGACATGGCCTGGCACCGGGGGCACCGCCAGCTTGGAACACTGGGCGGCGGCAACCACTTTGTGGAGATTCAGGCGATTGAAATTGCGGAGGAGCAGCGTGAATTGGCTGAAGCCTGGGGACTGCGGGACGGGCAGATTGCCGTAATGATCCACTCCGGCTCCCGGGCCTGGGGAGGCATGGTCAACCAGTTCTGCATCCCGGCCTTCGCCAAGGTGATGGGCCAGCTGGGCCTGGGCAGCGCCGATCCGCGCCTGATCTATGCTCCGCTTGCGCATCCGCAGGCCCGGCGCTACGTCAACCTGATGTACTCGGCGCTGAATTATGCGGTGGTGAACCGCCACCTGATCGCCTACGCGGTCCGCGAAGGCTTCCGCGATGTGTTTGGACCGAAATGCGAGCTGCGGACCCTCTACGACTTGATGCACAACTATGCCTGGCAAGAGCAGACGGCTGCCGGGACCAAGTTCGTGCACCGCAAAGGGGCAACCCGGGCGCTCCCGGCCGGACACCCGGATAATCCCCGGCCATATGCTGCTACCGGACATCCGGCGCTGATCCCCGGCTCCATGGGTACGGCCTCCTACATCATGGTCGGCCAGCCCGGAGGGGAAGAGAATTATTATTCCATCTGCCATGGAGCCGGCCGTATCCGCTCACGTTCGGCGACGAAGCGGCTGGTGTCGGTCAATGATTTTTCCAAGTCGCTGAGGGTTGGCCGGGAGGATGAGATTGTCGTCAATCAGCATTCTCTCGAATCTATCATTGACGAATCGCCTCAAGCCTATAAGAATGTAGATGAGATCATAGAAAGCGTTACGGGCGCCGGACTGGCTGCTGTCGTGGCCAAATGCAAGCCGCTCGCAGCGATAAAGGGGACCAAGTAACAATGGAGAAAGAGAACAAGTCACATACTGTAATTTACAAATACGACGAAAACGCCACGGGCATGATCAAGGGCTACGATGCCTATGCACGCCTGGTGGATGGAATTCTGGAGGCCTTGCACACCCGGTATGGCGTCCGCTACGAGCTGTATGCCAGTGACGATCCAAACAGTGAATACTGGAAGCTGCTGGAGAATGATGTACAGAGCGGACATCCCGGTGTGGAGCATGTGGCGCGGATTTTTGACCGTCTGGAGGACCGGACGTTTGTGTATGACGATGACAAGGAGCAGCCGGAATACAGCATCCATCTGTCGATCCGCAACAACGTGCTGGCTTATCCGGAGATGGGTGTGGCTCTGGCCCGGGTTCCTGTATTTCAGGAGAATGGCATCAATTTTCAGGACTATGTGTTTGCCGCCTCCGACGGGCAGCTGCAGGGGTTTCTGGGCAATGTGCGCAAGCGGCAGCGGGAACAGAATATCAATAAGGTGACGGTGTTCACCGACAGGCGCAATGGTATTTTCCGTGAGGATGAGCCGATAACACGTTCGGTTGGACGCGAGGCTGTCGTGCTGGAGGCGGGGATCAAAAAAGAGATTTACCGCTCACTCGACCAATTCTTCGATTCGGACCGCAGCTTTTATGTTACCTATGACATTCCCTACAAAAGAGGGATTCTGCTCTACGGTCACCCCGGCAACGGCAAGACCACACTGGTCAAATCCATCGCCGGGAGTGTGCCTGGTCCGGTGGTCTATTGGCAGATTACCGAATACACGAGCAGTGAATCGGTGAATGAGGTGTTCGAGGCCGCCGCCCGGCTGGCGCCGATGGTGCTGGTGATCGAGGACATCGATTCCATGCCGCAGGAGGTCAGATCCTTTTTCCTGAATACGCTGGACGGGGCCACCTCCAAGGAAGGGATTTTCCTAATCGGAACGACCAACTATCCGGAGAAAATAGACCCCGGCCTCATGAACCGCGCAGGACGCTTCGACCGGGCTTACGAGATCAAAATGCCGGACGAGGAGCTGCGGCTGGAGTATCTGAAGCTGCGCGGCTTCACGGCTTTTGCCGGGGAAGAGGGCGTTGCCGCCGCCGCGCGTCTGACGGCGGATTTCTCCCTGACCCAGCTCGGCGAACTCTACGTCAGCGCCGCGCTCGAATGGCATGAGAACGGCCGGGCCGATGTCGAGGCGCTTGTCCGCGGAATGCGCGGCGAGCTCGACAAAGGCCGCAAGCGGGAATGGTTGAAGGACGCTTCTTCGACCATTGGATTTTACTGAACGGATAAGACGACTCAATAGAGTATGTATGAGGGAGCCGTGAGGCTCCCTTTTTCCGGGAAAGCACCAGAGTAATCATCGAAGAGCCACTATTCCTGATCCATACAAATACAGACGCAAACGCAAACGCAAACCAAATTTTTGGCGGATTCATACGTGGATGGGTTAAGGGGGGAGGGGATGAAGCCAAATTCGCTGGATGAGCTGTACCAGATTTATGTTCAGGACATATACGCCTACTTGCGCTCCCTCTGCCATGATCATTACCTTGCGGAAGATCTGATGCAGGAAACCTTTTACCG
This genomic interval carries:
- a CDS encoding ATP-binding protein; translation: MEKENKSHTVIYKYDENATGMIKGYDAYARLVDGILEALHTRYGVRYELYASDDPNSEYWKLLENDVQSGHPGVEHVARIFDRLEDRTFVYDDDKEQPEYSIHLSIRNNVLAYPEMGVALARVPVFQENGINFQDYVFAASDGQLQGFLGNVRKRQREQNINKVTVFTDRRNGIFREDEPITRSVGREAVVLEAGIKKEIYRSLDQFFDSDRSFYVTYDIPYKRGILLYGHPGNGKTTLVKSIAGSVPGPVVYWQITEYTSSESVNEVFEAAARLAPMVLVIEDIDSMPQEVRSFFLNTLDGATSKEGIFLIGTTNYPEKIDPGLMNRAGRFDRAYEIKMPDEELRLEYLKLRGFTAFAGEEGVAAAARLTADFSLTQLGELYVSAALEWHENGRADVEALVRGMRGELDKGRKREWLKDASSTIGFY
- a CDS encoding RtcB family protein, with protein sequence MNFNEQQQAGGYDSRYKHELALPGGDLKVYASEQLFATLDYKVLEMANNNLQIPNIEYMSYTPDVHVGVGTCIGTTAVWDAADGYVSPSIVGSDIGCGMRVHLTTLHKDDLREVKLRRKLVRAIEKYLPMEQQQRGTYSDIRLENIVRKGLHGLPNKYVPDSYTPKKSSALSHVEISKLGFDEEILNELPDMAWHRGHRQLGTLGGGNHFVEIQAIEIAEEQRELAEAWGLRDGQIAVMIHSGSRAWGGMVNQFCIPAFAKVMGQLGLGSADPRLIYAPLAHPQARRYVNLMYSALNYAVVNRHLIAYAVREGFRDVFGPKCELRTLYDLMHNYAWQEQTAAGTKFVHRKGATRALPAGHPDNPRPYAATGHPALIPGSMGTASYIMVGQPGGEENYYSICHGAGRIRSRSATKRLVSVNDFSKSLRVGREDEIVVNQHSLESIIDESPQAYKNVDEIIESVTGAGLAAVVAKCKPLAAIKGTK